A part of Candidatus Zixiibacteriota bacterium genomic DNA contains:
- a CDS encoding PAS domain-containing protein produces MPKKRADISEVLWLQREVLEQLPFNVAVIDRDLDVVDANRSFTERFGEWRGKKCYEVYKKSGCPCDRCNALKTFEDGQSRVTDETGLDQDGRMTHYVVHSAPLRRTPDGPVEYILEMSSDVTETSKWQREYQILFDRVPCYVTVIDQNYRITRANEAFRERFGDAVGEYCYKIYKRRDRTCPNCPAEKTFEDGQAHRSNQVGTSKKGEKTHYHVMTSPLQRGDGRVAHVIEISSDVTDLKKLQDEMIEAERLAAVGQTVAGLAHSVKNILMGLEGGKYIVSLGLKKEDKQLIEQGWEMLERNFDKTTTLVKDFLEFAKGRVPHAVPTDPNQLVNEIIGLYRDVAAQSGVDLRADLDPKIKPAPLDPDGMHTCLTNLVSNALDACAMSEKENAWVEVRTRNEGGALVFEVADNGTGIDYEIKKKIFTTFFTTKGGQGTGLGLLTTRKIVQEHGGKIVVKSRPGEGARFRIELPRERLAGLAKQQSNDDIE; encoded by the coding sequence ATGCCGAAAAAGCGTGCCGACATATCCGAGGTCCTGTGGCTGCAACGGGAAGTGCTCGAGCAGTTGCCGTTCAACGTGGCGGTCATCGACCGCGACTTGGACGTGGTTGATGCCAACCGCAGTTTCACCGAGCGGTTCGGCGAGTGGCGCGGAAAGAAGTGCTACGAGGTTTACAAAAAATCCGGCTGCCCGTGTGACCGATGCAACGCGCTCAAGACTTTTGAAGACGGTCAGTCACGCGTGACCGACGAAACCGGACTCGACCAGGACGGGCGCATGACCCACTACGTCGTGCATTCGGCGCCGCTGCGACGCACGCCGGACGGCCCCGTCGAGTACATCCTCGAGATGTCCTCCGATGTCACCGAGACCAGTAAGTGGCAACGGGAATACCAGATCCTGTTCGACCGCGTGCCGTGCTATGTTACGGTGATCGACCAGAACTATCGCATCACGCGGGCCAACGAGGCGTTCCGGGAACGATTCGGCGACGCTGTCGGCGAGTACTGTTACAAGATCTACAAACGGCGTGACCGCACGTGTCCGAACTGCCCCGCCGAGAAGACCTTTGAAGACGGTCAGGCGCACCGGTCGAATCAGGTCGGCACGAGCAAAAAGGGGGAGAAGACGCACTACCATGTAATGACTTCGCCTCTGCAGCGCGGCGACGGCAGGGTTGCGCACGTGATCGAAATCTCAAGCGATGTTACCGATTTGAAGAAGCTGCAGGATGAAATGATCGAGGCCGAGCGCCTCGCCGCTGTCGGGCAGACCGTGGCCGGTCTGGCTCACAGCGTAAAAAACATCCTTATGGGTCTCGAAGGCGGCAAGTATATTGTCAGTCTGGGACTGAAAAAAGAAGACAAACAACTGATCGAGCAAGGCTGGGAGATGCTCGAACGTAACTTCGACAAAACGACCACCCTGGTGAAGGATTTCCTCGAATTCGCCAAGGGGCGCGTGCCGCACGCGGTCCCGACCGACCCCAACCAACTGGTCAATGAGATAATCGGCCTGTATCGCGACGTTGCGGCTCAGTCCGGAGTCGACCTTCGCGCGGACCTCGACCCGAAAATCAAGCCGGCTCCTCTCGATCCGGACGGCATGCATACCTGCCTGACCAATCTGGTGTCCAACGCTCTTGATGCATGCGCGATGAGCGAGAAGGAAAACGCCTGGGTTGAAGTCCGCACGCGCAACGAGGGCGGCGCGCTTGTCTTCGAGGTCGCCGACAACGGCACCGGCATCGACTACGAAATCAAGAAAAAGATCTTCACCACGTTCTTCACCACCAAGGGTGGACAGGGTACCGGACTCGGATTGCTGACCACCCGAAAGATCGTGCAGGAACACGGCGGCAAGATCGTCGTCAAGTCCCGACCCGGTGAAGGGGCGCGCTTCCGGATCGAACTGCCTCGGGAACGGCTCGCCGGACTCGCGAAGCAACAGTCTAACGACGATATCGAGTAA
- a CDS encoding response regulator gives MTKPMNKTVLVVDDEDDVRLFLTTALIEAGFEVAQARDGLEALEIVKKQPPDLISLDLVMPKHSGVRFYHELSKNKKWASIPIIIVTGHARDDLGKADLRELTMSGPGIYLEKPVKPTNYIAAIKKLLCVEVTPEEDEAAETVAIQNELKNLVDGADPATLKKIKELLKGRSND, from the coding sequence ATGACCAAACCGATGAACAAAACCGTACTGGTGGTCGACGACGAGGACGATGTCCGCCTGTTTCTGACGACCGCGCTGATCGAGGCCGGATTCGAGGTGGCGCAGGCGCGCGACGGTCTCGAGGCGCTTGAAATCGTGAAGAAACAACCGCCGGACCTGATCTCGCTCGACCTGGTGATGCCCAAGCACTCCGGTGTCAGGTTCTACCACGAACTATCCAAAAACAAGAAATGGGCCTCGATCCCGATTATCATTGTCACCGGCCACGCCCGCGATGATCTCGGCAAGGCCGACCTCAGGGAACTCACCATGTCCGGACCGGGAATCTACCTCGAGAAGCCGGTCAAGCCGACCAACTATATCGCCGCGATCAAAAAGCTGCTCTGCGTCGAAGTGACGCCCGAGGAAGATGAAGCCGCGGAGACAGTGGCTATTCAGAACGAGTTGAAAAACCTTGTCGACGGGGCCGACCCGGCGACTCTGAAAAAAATAAAGGAACTGCTGAAAGGCCGCAGCAACGACTGA
- a CDS encoding response regulator, which translates to MAKKILIVDDEPDVRTFLETLLREEGYETKTAVDGNEAEKIVASFKPDLITLDIIMPKETGVKFYRFLTKDKALSGVPVIILSGVTRFKDLFGRDHAAMPKPFAFVEKPIEKDELLQKIADAIAGKPAAKA; encoded by the coding sequence ATGGCAAAAAAAATACTGATCGTCGACGACGAACCCGATGTCCGCACGTTTCTGGAGACGCTGCTCCGCGAAGAGGGGTACGAAACCAAGACTGCGGTCGACGGCAACGAAGCCGAGAAGATCGTGGCCTCGTTCAAGCCCGACCTGATCACGCTTGACATCATCATGCCGAAAGAAACCGGCGTGAAGTTCTATCGCTTTCTGACGAAAGACAAGGCGCTCTCCGGCGTACCGGTAATCATACTGAGTGGCGTGACGCGGTTCAAGGATCTGTTCGGGCGCGACCATGCCGCCATGCCAAAACCGTTTGCGTTCGTCGAAAAGCCGATCGAGAAAGACGAACTGCTACAAAAAATCGCTGACGCAATCGCCGGCAAGCCGGCCGCCAAAGCATAA
- a CDS encoding VOC family protein, translating into MSNGMPKHGVFCWNELMTWDAARATEFYTELLGWKAEDSGMPGMKYTILKAGDTQAGGLMAMPPNVPKEVPSHWMAYIAVDDIDACAKRVGELGGEVFHGPQDIPNLGRFCILKDPTGAVVSLMEFVKK; encoded by the coding sequence ATGTCAAACGGTATGCCTAAACACGGGGTATTTTGCTGGAACGAACTGATGACCTGGGATGCCGCCAGGGCGACCGAGTTTTACACCGAGCTGCTTGGCTGGAAAGCCGAAGACTCCGGCATGCCCGGCATGAAGTACACGATTCTGAAGGCCGGTGACACGCAGGCCGGGGGCTTAATGGCAATGCCGCCCAATGTCCCGAAAGAGGTCCCGTCGCACTGGATGGCCTATATCGCCGTGGACGATATCGATGCCTGTGCGAAGAGAGTAGGAGAGCTGGGCGGCGAGGTGTTTCACGGCCCGCAGGACATTCCGAACCTCGGACGCTTCTGCATTCTCAAAGATCCAACCGGCGCGGTCGTGTCCCTGATGGAGTTCGTGAAGAAGTAG
- a CDS encoding ABC transporter permease has product MGYLYRLVKAAIRSIGKNRMRSLLTSLGIIIGVSAVIIMVAIGEGSSSRITASIDSLGTNLIMIIPGTMTTGGARMGAGTSERFTFDDVDHIRKNCEQVARVSPVVRTADQVVGGGNNWYTTIYGVDPDYLAIRNWEIDYGEPFDDKDVTARRKVAVIGSTVARELFGETDAVGQTIRIRNIPFTVVGVLKSKGQNAMGQDQDDTILAPSTSVLYRLKGRQWIDMINAGAISTEQVSAAIEELRALMRAAHGLQDGQEDDFTIRSQAEIMEMVNETTKTMTLLLGSIAAVSLLVGGIGIMNIMLVSVTERTREIGIRLSVGARESDILVQFLTEAVVLSVSGGLVGIALSIAIVGGLNRWTELDAIVTPEIVALSFLFSAAVGIFFGFYPARKAALLDPIDALRHE; this is encoded by the coding sequence ATGGGCTACCTTTACAGGCTGGTCAAAGCGGCGATTCGAAGTATCGGGAAGAACCGGATGCGAAGCCTGCTCACGTCGCTCGGCATCATTATCGGCGTGAGCGCCGTGATCATCATGGTGGCCATCGGCGAGGGTTCCTCGTCGCGCATCACGGCCAGTATCGACTCGCTGGGGACCAACCTCATTATGATCATTCCCGGCACGATGACCACCGGCGGCGCTCGCATGGGCGCCGGCACATCCGAGCGCTTCACGTTTGACGATGTCGACCACATCCGGAAGAACTGCGAGCAGGTCGCGCGGGTGTCGCCTGTCGTGCGAACGGCCGACCAGGTAGTAGGCGGCGGCAACAACTGGTATACCACGATCTACGGTGTCGATCCTGACTATCTCGCCATTCGAAACTGGGAGATCGATTATGGCGAGCCGTTCGATGACAAGGATGTGACCGCGCGTCGCAAAGTGGCGGTGATCGGCAGCACGGTCGCCAGGGAGCTTTTCGGCGAGACCGACGCCGTCGGCCAGACTATCCGAATCCGCAACATCCCGTTCACGGTTGTCGGCGTCCTCAAGAGCAAAGGCCAAAACGCCATGGGGCAGGACCAGGACGACACCATCCTTGCTCCATCGACCAGCGTATTGTACCGGCTGAAAGGCCGGCAGTGGATCGACATGATCAATGCCGGCGCGATATCGACCGAGCAGGTGAGTGCGGCTATCGAAGAACTTCGCGCGCTCATGCGCGCGGCGCACGGGCTGCAGGACGGTCAGGAGGATGACTTCACGATTCGCAGCCAGGCGGAGATCATGGAGATGGTGAACGAAACCACGAAGACCATGACGCTGCTGCTCGGATCGATCGCAGCGGTAAGCCTGCTGGTGGGCGGCATCGGCATCATGAATATCATGCTCGTATCCGTGACCGAACGCACGCGCGAGATCGGAATCCGGCTGTCGGTCGGGGCGCGTGAGAGCGATATACTCGTGCAGTTTCTGACGGAAGCGGTGGTGCTCAGCGTGAGCGGCGGGCTGGTGGGAATAGCCTTGTCGATAGCAATTGTCGGCGGCCTCAACCGCTGGACCGAGCTTGACGCCATTGTCACGCCGGAGATTGTCGCGTTATCGTTTTTGTTTTCGGCGGCCGTTGGAATATTCTTCGGGTTTTACCCCGCGCGCAAAGCAGCTCTGCTCGACCCCATCGATGCGCTGAGACACGAATAG
- a CDS encoding ABC transporter ATP-binding protein, whose amino-acid sequence MAPVIETHALIRTFQIGDIAVRALRGIDLVIQPGEFVAIMGASGSGKSTLMNLLGCLDTPTSGQYILDGERVDRLSRTQRADVRNRKIGFVFQGFNLLSRTSALENVELPLFYNRHNGIKHNRTAAAEALARVGLGDRLDHTPNQLSGGQQQRVAIARALVNKPSILLADEPTGNLDSATSVEIVALFQDLNEAGVTVILVTHERDIAQYTRRMVALRDGLIVRDEPVNGRRDARADLAALQAEAR is encoded by the coding sequence ATGGCGCCAGTGATAGAGACACATGCCTTGATCCGCACGTTCCAGATCGGCGATATCGCAGTTCGGGCGCTGCGCGGAATCGATTTGGTCATCCAGCCCGGCGAGTTTGTTGCGATTATGGGAGCTTCCGGCTCCGGCAAATCCACGCTGATGAACCTTTTGGGCTGTCTGGACACACCAACGTCGGGGCAGTACATTCTCGACGGCGAACGGGTGGACCGACTCAGCCGGACACAGCGCGCCGACGTGCGAAACCGCAAAATAGGGTTTGTATTCCAGGGCTTCAACCTGCTGTCGCGCACGTCGGCCCTGGAGAATGTCGAGTTGCCGCTGTTCTACAATCGTCACAACGGAATCAAGCACAATCGAACCGCGGCAGCCGAGGCGCTTGCGCGTGTCGGACTGGGCGACCGTCTCGATCACACTCCCAACCAGCTCTCCGGCGGACAGCAACAGCGGGTCGCGATCGCCCGCGCCCTCGTGAACAAGCCGTCGATACTGCTCGCGGACGAACCCACCGGCAACCTCGACAGTGCGACGTCGGTGGAAATCGTAGCGCTGTTTCAGGATCTCAATGAAGCCGGCGTCACGGTCATACTCGTGACGCACGAACGGGATATCGCGCAGTACACGAGGCGGATGGTCGCGCTCCGCGACGGCCTGATCGTCCGTGATGAGCCGGTGAACGGGCGCCGCGACGCGCGCGCGGACCTGGCCGCACTGCAGGCGGAGGCGAGGTAG